In the genome of Penaeus vannamei isolate JL-2024 chromosome 26, ASM4276789v1, whole genome shotgun sequence, one region contains:
- the Ogdh gene encoding 2-oxoglutarate dehydrogenase complex component E1 isoform X9 yields the protein MERSFKLPMSTYVGGKERQLPLKEIIQRLENAYCRSIGVEFMFINSLEQCNWIRQKFESPGVMTMDSMEKRLLLARLTRSHGFEAFLARKFSSEKRFGLEGCEILIPAMKQVIDRSTSLGVESFVMGMPHRGRLNVLANVCRKPLEHIFTQFAGLESADEGSGDVKYHLGTYQERLNRVTNKNIRLAIVANPSHLEACDPVVQGKTRAEQFYHGDSEGKKVLSILLHGDAAFSGQGIVYETFHLSELPEYTTHGTIHIVVNNQIGFTTDPRMSRSSPYCTDVARVVNAPIFHVNADDPEAVMHVCNVAADWRSTFHKDVVIDLVCYRRNGHNEIDEPMFTQPLMYTRIRKLKPVIELYGDKLISEGVVTPEEVKEVKDKYEKILETAFSVAKQETQVFNKHWIDSPWSGFFEGKDPLKISPTGVHEDTLKHIGKKFSSAPPNASDFVIHRGIQRILNSRMEMVESRTADWALGEAMAFGSLLKEGTHVRLSGQDVERGTFSHRHHVLHHQKAFKDTSVDKSQYNALANLYRDQAPYTVCNSSLSEYAVLGFELGFSMTNPNALVIWEAQFGDFNNTAQCIIDQFMSSGQSKWIRQSGLVLLLPHGMEGMGPEHSSARLERFLQMTSDDPDVLPPFSDDFAIRQLSDINWIVANCSTPASYFHILRRQIALPFRKPLIIMTPKSLLRLPEARSSFDEMIEGTEFQRMYPEAGPASNNPANVKRLIFCSGRVYYDLLQARKEAGLEEKIAIARVEQIAPFPYDLVMKECAKYADAELVWSQEEHKNMGAWSYIQPRISTALNHERHISSERVKVAHDSEDQSWYEYWFPWFFPSSGPPEPESPAPSQVHVASKPIRPVRYAGRPVSASPATGNKKTHIRESKQLLEDSLAL from the exons ATGGAACGCTCATTTAAGTTGCCTATGTCAACTTATGTTGGAGGCAAGGAAAGACAGCTGCCACTCAAGGAGATCATCCAGAGATTAGAAAATGCTTATTGCCGCTCTATTG GTGTTGAATTCATGTTTATCAATTCACTAGAGCAATGTAATTGGATTCGTCAGAAGTTTGAATCGCCAGGTGTAATGACAATGGATTCTATGGAGAAACGTCTCCTTCTTGCAAGATTAACTCGCTCACATGG GTTTGAGGCATTCTTGGCCCGTAAATTTTCATCGGAGAAACGCTTTGGCTTGGAAGGTTGTGAGATCTTGATCCCTGCAATGAAACAG GTGATTGACCGTTCCACTTCCCTTGGAGTGGAAAGCTTTGTCATGGGAATGCCCCACAGAGGCCGCCTCAATGTACTGGCCAACGTGTGCAGGAAGCCCCTTGAGCACATCTTCACTCAGTTTGCTGGACTCGAGAGTGCTGATGAG GGTTCAGGTGATGTAAAATACCACTTGGGAACTTACCAAGAGCGACTGAATCGCGTGACTAACAAAAATATCCGTCTCGCCATTGTTGCCAATCCATCCCATCTGGAAGCATGTGACCCTGTTGTTCAGGGCAAGACAAGAGCTGAGCAGTTCTACCATGGAGACTCTGAGGGCAAGAAG GTGCTGTCCATTCTTCTTCATGGAGATGCTGCTTTCTCAGGCCAGGGCATTGTTTATGAGACTTTCCACTTGTCAGAGCTCCCAGAGTACACCACCCATGGCACAATTCATATTGTTGTCAATAACCAGATTGGCTTTACAACTGACCCTCGCATGTCACGTTCTTCCCCTTACTGTACTG atGTGGCCCGCGTCGTCAATGCCCCCATCTTCCACGTAAATGCTGATGACCCAGAGGCGGTCATGCATGTCTGTAATGTTGCAGCTGACTGGCGCAGCACTTTCCACAAG GATGTTGTCATTGATTTGGTGTGCTACAGACGTAATGGTCACAATGAAATTGACGAGCCTATGTTCACGCAGCCACTCATGTACACTAGGATTCGTAAATTGAAGCCTGTGATTGAACTTTATGGAGATAAGCTCATTAGTGAAGGGGTTGTAACTCCAGAGGAAGTTAAG GAAGTAAAGGACAAATATGAAAAGATTCTCGAGACTGCCTTTTCTGTGGCAAAGCAAGAAACTCAGGTGTTCAACAAACATTGGATTGACTCACCTTGGTCCGGCTTCTTTGAGGGCAAGGATCCCCTGAAGATATCTCCCACGGGTGTTCATGAGGACACTCTCAAGCACATTGGCAAAAAGTTCTCAAGTGCTCCTCCTAATGCCAGTGACTTTGTTATCCACAGAGGCATCCAACGTATTCTCAACA GCCGCATGGAAATGGTTGAATCTCGCACAGCTGACTGGGCCTTGGGAGAAGCCATGGCTTTTGGTTCTCTGCTCAAGGAAGGAACTCATGTTCGTCTCTCAGGCCAGGATGTAGAAAGAGGAACATTCTCCCACCGACACCATGTGCTTCACCACCAAAAG GCATTTAAAGACACATCT GTGGACAAGTCCCAGTACAATGCACTTGCAAACCTCTACCGTGACCAAGCCCCATACACTGTCTGCAATTCCTCATTGTCGGAATATGCTGTCCTCGGCTTTGAGCTTGGCTTCTCGATGACAAACCCCAATGCACTGGTTATCTGGGAGGCTCAGTTTGGTGACTTCAACAACACAGCACAGTGCATTATTGACCAGTTCATGTCGTCTGGCCAGTCCAAGTGGATCCGACAGTCTGGGTTGGTTCTCCTGCTGCCCCATGGCATGGAAGGAATG GGTCCAGAACACTCCAGTGCTCGCCTTGAGCGCTTCCTACAAATGACTTCTGATGACCCTGATGTTCTTCCACCATTCTCGGATGACTTCGCCATCAGGCAGCTGTCTGACATCAACTGGATT GTTGCCAACTGCTCGACACCTGCCAGCTACTTCCACATCTTGCGACGACAGATTGCTCTGCCATTCCGTAAACCCCTGATCATCATGACCCCCAAGTCTCTTCTCCGACTCCCTGAAGCGCGATCCTCGTTTGATGAAATGATTGAGGGAACAGAATTCCAGAG AATGTACCCTGAAGCTGGTCCTGCCTCAAACAACCCAGCCAATGTCAAGCGACTCATTTTCTGCTCTGGGCGTGTCTACTATGACCTTCTTCAAGCTCGCAAAGAGGCAGGATTAGAGGAAAAGATTGCTATTGCACGTGTGGAACAA ATTGCACCATTCCCATATGACTTAGTCATGAAGGAGTGTGCCAAGTACGCAGATGCTGAGTTGGTCTGGTCACAGGAAGAACACAAGAACATGGGAGCATGGTCATATATCCAGCCTCGCATTTCCACTGCTTTGAACCATGAACGTCACATTTC TAGCGAGCGTGTCAAGGTTGCGCACGATTCAGAGGACCAGTCTTGGTACGAGTATTGGTTCCCTTGGTTCTTCCCATCATCGGGCCCACCTGAACCTGAGAGCCCAGCTCCAAGTCAGGTTCATGTAGCCTCCAAACCTATACGACCAGTGAG ATATGCTGGCCGTCCAGTTTCGGCCTCTCCTGCCACCGGCAACAAGAAGACCCACATTCGCGAGAGCAAGCAGCTCTTGGAAGACTCCTTGGCTTTGTAG